Proteins encoded by one window of Salvia splendens isolate huo1 chromosome 7, SspV2, whole genome shotgun sequence:
- the LOC121810621 gene encoding uncharacterized protein LOC121810621: MVIVIRFVNKDGQIIERFLALAHVKKTTSVCLKEAIDSVFAKFKLPLSRLRGQGYDGASNMRGECNGLKALILKENPSAWYVHCFAHQLQLIENVKESLRSFREFGWDTFLQEVNDLCGANDISITNMDDDAPKRISKRNGSNIKNYHHKIVGIFFQVVDLLTQEMENRFSEASTDLLSCMACLDQKNDFAAFNVS; the protein is encoded by the exons ATGGTAATTGTCATAAGATTTGTGAACAAGGATGGCCAGATAATTGAAAGGTTTTTAGCTTTGGCTCATgtaaaaaaaactacatcaGTTTGTTTGAAAGAGGCAATTGACTCCGTATTTGCTAAGTTTAAGTTACCTTTGTCGAGATTGAGAGGCCAAGGATACGATGGAGCATCAAACATGCGAGGTGAATGCAATGGATTGAAAGCACTAATTTTAAAGGAAAATCCATCAGCTTGGTATGTCCATTGTTTTGCCCACCAACTTCAATTG ATAGAGAATGTGAAAGAAAGCTTGAGATCATTTCGAGAATTTGGATGGGATACTTTCTTGCAAGAAGTGAATGATTTGTGTGGGGCAAATGACATTTCAATAACAAACATGGATGATGATGCTCCAAAGCGGATTAGTAAGAGAAATGGTTCAAACATCAAGAACTACCATCATAAAATCGTTGGAATATTTTTTCag GTCGTCGACTTACTTACACAAGAGATGGAAAATCGTTTCTCTGAGGCATCCACAGACTTGCTAAGTTGTATGGCATGCCTCGATCAAAAAAATGATTTCGCTGCTTTTAATGTTTCATAA
- the LOC121811521 gene encoding uncharacterized protein At5g01610-like: MYTTAARLFLILSLLSAAAAAANPPSVYEVLQSYGFPAGLLPQGVTSYELDTTTGKFSVSLGGSCSFSISGYDLKYKSTITGTIANNKITDLNGIQVKILFFWINIIEVTSDGDELQLSVGIASANFPVDNFFECPQCGCGFDCVTRKARALPLVQYD; this comes from the coding sequence ATGTATACGACCGCCGCACGCCTCTTCCTAATCCTCTCCCTGCTCTCCGCCGCTGCCGCTGCAGCCAATCCCCCCTCAGTCTACGAAGTTCTCCAATCCTACGGCTTCCCCGCCGGCCTCCTGCCGCAAGGAGTCACAAGCTACGAGCTCGACACCACCACCGGCAAATTCTCGGTGTCCCTGGGCGGCAGCTGCAGCTTCTCCATCAGCGGCTACGATCTCAAGTACAAGAGCACCATCACTGGCACCATCGCCAACAATAAGATAACAGATCTGAACGGGATCCAGGTGAAAATTCTGTTTTTCTGGATCAACATCATCGAGGTCACAAGCGACGGTGACGAATTACAGCTTTCTGTTGGAATAGCGTCGGCTAATTTTCCGGTGGATAATTTCTTCGAGTGTCCGCAATGTGGTTGTGGATTTGACTGTGTGACGAGGAAGGCTCGGGCTCTGCCGCTGGTTCAGTATGATTAG